A genomic region of Fundidesulfovibrio putealis DSM 16056 contains the following coding sequences:
- a CDS encoding ATP-binding protein codes for KPFKTSEDEDFHDLIAERYERCPTIITSNLDFSEWGEAFNNKLLGAATLDRLRHGAYKVVLEGRSFRSSREEAMIKNCVAGAGENN; via the coding sequence GAAACCCTTCAAGACCTCAGAGGATGAGGATTTCCATGATCTGATCGCGGAGCGGTACGAGCGGTGCCCGACGATCATCACCAGCAATCTGGACTTCTCCGAATGGGGAGAAGCCTTCAACAACAAGCTCTTGGGGGCCGCGACCCTGGATCGCTTGCGGCACGGAGCATACAAGGTGGTCCTCGAAGGTCGAAGTTTCCGAAGCTCCAGGGAAGAGGCCATGATCAAAAACTGCGTTGCCGGTGCAGGGGAAAACAACTAG
- a CDS encoding GGDEF domain-containing protein, with product MIETTWFKTIESNVAESHDYLISNDEFYEMCTSILQDTNCPLDGFICEINTSGFPVIVSGSPGDGESKSSKNVPLGVGGRTSCTIKLWPKNEIEPEILSEVLDECTNELLKLVKAFWKPDLRDDKSNLPSLHMPQAKSFLNKTISRYLHKELAVAFFYIDLDKFKEINDKYGHAVGDILIYHMSGLIAHAAERNGIALHVGGDEYSFLLPIKHADESLLVAYELYRSAKDSPFFEQSTGDNIQLSFSIGIAICSNINSFRDHVVLYTVAEKAVKSNGNKIRGTARISSSSSDSLMENANNVHSRDVAFAVSKSQILSLRPFHSPWLNVVSQIVAKNVLSWKRIDKSLTGLILDINAWVKPEFVDTHLCAYADSDQQHFKPQMSKFDFLVAIAHGLFRAYVGDSSFITSGSELIVHYNDTWSSVALSLEPDKIDIFQVDPVSGMDHSFKLGSFWTCNGECSSGDVNGAIAILIKVVIDRPNGATHVRP from the coding sequence ATGATTGAGACTACTTGGTTTAAGACAATTGAAAGCAACGTTGCAGAATCTCATGATTATTTGATTTCAAATGATGAGTTTTATGAAATGTGTACCAGTATTTTACAGGATACAAATTGCCCACTGGATGGTTTTATTTGTGAAATCAATACCTCTGGTTTTCCTGTAATAGTTTCAGGATCACCTGGAGATGGTGAGTCTAAGAGCTCTAAGAATGTTCCATTGGGAGTTGGAGGAAGAACTAGTTGTACAATAAAATTGTGGCCAAAGAATGAAATTGAACCTGAAATTTTGTCTGAAGTTTTGGATGAGTGTACTAATGAATTGTTAAAGCTTGTAAAGGCGTTTTGGAAGCCAGATTTACGCGATGACAAGTCAAATTTACCTTCTTTGCACATGCCACAAGCAAAATCTTTTTTGAATAAAACGATATCTAGGTATTTGCACAAAGAGTTAGCTGTTGCCTTTTTCTATATTGATTTAGATAAATTCAAGGAAATAAATGATAAATATGGCCATGCTGTCGGTGACATACTGATTTATCATATGTCTGGTTTGATTGCGCATGCAGCAGAAAGAAATGGAATTGCTCTTCATGTTGGCGGTGACGAATATTCTTTTTTGCTTCCTATAAAGCATGCAGATGAGTCGTTATTGGTTGCATATGAATTGTATAGGTCGGCAAAGGATAGTCCATTTTTTGAACAATCTACGGGAGATAATATTCAACTTTCATTTTCGATTGGCATTGCAATTTGCAGTAATATCAATTCTTTTCGTGATCATGTTGTGTTGTACACTGTTGCTGAAAAAGCAGTTAAATCTAACGGTAATAAAATTCGTGGGACTGCCAGGATTTCTAGTAGTAGCAGTGACTCTTTAATGGAAAATGCAAATAACGTACATTCACGTGATGTTGCTTTTGCCGTTTCAAAAAGTCAAATCCTTTCGTTGCGGCCTTTTCATAGCCCATGGCTTAACGTTGTATCGCAAATTGTTGCTAAAAATGTGCTGAGTTGGAAGAGAATTGATAAAAGTTTGACTGGATTAATCCTAGATATCAATGCGTGGGTTAAGCCAGAATTTGTTGATACTCATTTATGTGCTTATGCTGACAGTGATCAACAACATTTTAAGCCGCAAATGAGCAAGTTCGATTTTCTAGTTGCTATAGCGCATGGATTGTTTAGGGCTTATGTTGGTGATAGTTCTTTTATTACATCAGGTTCTGAACTCATTGTTCACTATAATGACACATGGTCCTCTGTTGCGTTATCGTTAGAGCCTGATAAGATAGATATCTTTCAAGTTGACCCCGTCTCTGGGATGGATCATTCCTTCAAACTTGGGTCATTTTGGACTTGTAATGGCGAATGCTCCTCAGGTGATGTCAATGGTGCTATAGCCATTTTGATCAAGGTTGTCATTGACCGCCCTAATGGAGCCACCCATGTCCGCCCCTAA
- a CDS encoding HAD-IIB family hydrolase, with protein MKIPKELPSWDRLTPEDARPFGRIRLIAADLDGTLVQQGASDIFNVIAKLRSSLAHSRYDVGVTIATGRAFSGVANLVSKIGIPRGMPMVLYNGSVVLRCGTTKIIQHKSIDRRVVREVLGVLGQTQVTVLVYYFLSPSDLFISPFDFQEKVCGWTKCSQFKNEFNGLPVDWRKDLNDLPNLNASAILIHSECLDVLKAARDSLVSFKEISITFSGGKHIEIRPHGSNKASALVSVAKVLGLSRDEVLALGDNDNDAEMLEWAGIGVCVGHSSDEAVSHSDYKCKYNVEKGAIEVLRVVRQARRYFREDNTCSRRENLS; from the coding sequence TTGAAAATTCCTAAAGAACTACCTAGTTGGGACCGGTTGACTCCAGAAGATGCACGGCCTTTTGGTCGCATACGTCTTATAGCAGCGGATCTTGATGGAACCCTTGTTCAGCAAGGAGCATCTGACATATTTAATGTAATTGCAAAGTTGCGCAGTAGCCTTGCTCACTCAAGGTATGATGTCGGAGTAACAATTGCTACAGGCAGAGCTTTTTCAGGTGTTGCGAATCTTGTGTCGAAAATAGGAATTCCTCGTGGAATGCCCATGGTCCTTTATAATGGAAGTGTGGTTTTGCGCTGTGGAACAACAAAGATTATACAGCATAAATCAATTGATCGTAGAGTGGTGAGAGAGGTATTGGGTGTTCTAGGTCAAACACAAGTCACTGTTCTTGTATATTATTTTTTGAGCCCTTCAGATTTATTTATTAGTCCGTTTGATTTTCAGGAGAAAGTGTGCGGTTGGACAAAATGTTCTCAATTTAAGAATGAATTTAATGGACTTCCAGTTGATTGGCGCAAGGACTTGAATGATTTGCCAAATCTTAATGCTTCAGCAATATTAATTCATAGTGAATGTCTCGATGTACTTAAAGCTGCACGCGATTCCCTTGTTTCTTTCAAAGAGATATCTATAACTTTTAGCGGGGGGAAACATATTGAAATCCGACCTCACGGTTCAAATAAAGCCAGTGCCCTTGTTTCAGTTGCAAAAGTATTGGGACTCTCTAGGGATGAAGTTCTTGCATTAGGGGATAATGATAATGATGCTGAAATGCTTGAATGGGCTGGCATAGGTGTTTGTGTAGGACATTCATCTGATGAAGCCGTAAGTCATAGTGATTATAAGTGTAAGTATAATGTTGAAAAAGGTGCCATAGAAGTCCTACGTGTTGTTCGGCAAGCGAGGAGGTATTTTCGTGAAGATAATACATGTTCACGGAGGGAAAATTTGTCATGA
- a CDS encoding DNA adenine methylase → MRYFGSKTSVVEQIYSVVSGKIPSGSFCDPFGGIGTVGSYFKQKGYAVITGDILEFAHTYQVAKIEQDSCPTFERLKSVLKISNEMEITDYLNAVKPVTGWLTREYGVQRKFFTKYNARRIDACYIKILNWKKKGLLTKYEYSTLIASLINSVDKVANTAGTYYAFLKSWHRKASNPFCFELITPSIGASGCRSYRMDASAMVKAYSSDILYLDPPYNGRSYARYYHLPETIALGLQPAVTGLSGMPVYDFRRSKFNSARSATKALEDLLKFSKFRVLVFHYSDDGFISPMDAKKILQLHGLVTEFEINATGYTSTKRSRSVKHRMYLVENS, encoded by the coding sequence ATGAGATATTTTGGCTCAAAAACATCTGTAGTAGAGCAGATTTATAGCGTAGTCTCAGGAAAGATTCCATCGGGGTCTTTTTGTGATCCGTTTGGTGGGATAGGAACTGTAGGGTCGTATTTTAAACAAAAGGGATATGCGGTCATTACAGGGGATATTCTTGAGTTTGCACATACCTATCAAGTCGCCAAGATTGAGCAAGACAGCTGTCCGACATTTGAAAGGCTTAAATCAGTTTTAAAAATTTCGAATGAAATGGAAATTACAGATTATTTAAATGCAGTAAAGCCTGTGACCGGCTGGTTGACAAGAGAATATGGGGTACAAAGGAAGTTTTTTACAAAATATAATGCTAGGCGCATTGATGCATGCTATATAAAGATTTTGAACTGGAAAAAGAAAGGGCTGCTTACAAAGTATGAGTATTCGACTCTGATAGCATCATTGATTAATAGTGTGGATAAAGTTGCAAATACGGCCGGAACATACTATGCATTTCTAAAGTCCTGGCACAGAAAGGCAAGCAATCCATTTTGTTTTGAATTGATTACACCGAGCATCGGTGCATCGGGGTGTCGTTCCTACCGCATGGATGCAAGTGCTATGGTCAAGGCATATAGTTCAGATATATTGTACCTCGATCCACCGTATAATGGAAGGTCATACGCGCGATATTATCATCTCCCAGAAACGATTGCACTGGGATTGCAGCCCGCTGTGACCGGTTTGTCAGGAATGCCTGTCTATGATTTTCGCAGATCTAAATTTAACAGCGCCAGAAGTGCTACGAAAGCGTTAGAAGATTTATTGAAATTTTCTAAGTTTAGGGTGCTTGTATTTCATTATTCCGATGACGGTTTTATAAGCCCTATGGATGCAAAAAAAATACTTCAACTCCATGGTCTAGTCACTGAATTTGAAATCAATGCGACCGGATATACAAGCACGAAACGATCTCGGTCTGTAAAGCATAGGATGTACTTGGTTGAAAATTCCTAA
- a CDS encoding YchJ family protein produces the protein MNETDSCPCGSELAYGDCCGPIVTGVRLAPTAEALMRSRYTAYAIGDMAHLKRSLDQRWQSSFDEDGAREWSEKANWQGLAVLSTKAGGPGDEEGEVEFVASFEMDGEVQQMRERARFRKKGGEWRYVDGKVKSTKEPVVASGPKVGRNDPCPCGSGKKFKKCCG, from the coding sequence ATGAACGAGACTGATTCCTGCCCCTGCGGCTCCGAACTGGCCTACGGCGACTGCTGCGGCCCCATCGTGACCGGCGTGCGCCTCGCACCCACGGCCGAGGCGCTCATGCGCTCGCGCTACACCGCCTACGCCATCGGCGACATGGCCCACCTGAAACGCTCCCTGGACCAGCGCTGGCAGTCCTCCTTCGACGAGGACGGCGCGCGCGAGTGGTCCGAGAAGGCCAACTGGCAGGGGCTGGCCGTGCTCTCCACCAAGGCCGGAGGCCCTGGAGACGAGGAGGGCGAGGTCGAATTCGTGGCCAGCTTCGAGATGGACGGCGAAGTGCAGCAGATGCGCGAGCGCGCCCGCTTCCGCAAGAAGGGCGGCGAGTGGCGCTATGTGGACGGCAAGGTGAAGTCCACCAAGGAGCCCGTGGTGGCGTCCGGCCCCAAGGTGGGCCGCAACGATCCCTGCCCCTGCGGCAGCGGCAAGAAGTTCAAGAAGTGCTGCGGCTAG
- a CDS encoding fused MFS/spermidine synthase: MLEVVVFLCGAVVMVIELAATRVLAPFLGTSTVVWTSIIGVILGALSLGYWWGGRLADRHPNPKALSLIILGAAVCTALIGFSRSFVVEMIQASGAGLHAGSLQAVLLLFAPAATLLGMVAPFAARIRMTDPERAGSTVGRLYALSTMGSIVGTFAGGFFLIAWFGSAAILFLMAGVLALASILCHVGSWPLKAGLAGVFVALYLLAASDARSLAASGIVDVDTPYQRVLVYPSRDFTTGRDMLAMSTGPEGVQGGVYPDDPQALALNYTRYLTLASHFAPDMRRVLVLGGGAYAFPKYVLGKHPQARVDVVELDPGITELARAHFFLPDDPRLNVRHEDARTFLNANTGRYDAIVVDVFNSHASIPFHLATLETARRLAAALDDDGVLLVNTITALEGPRSRLYKSFYATYARVFPQVHPVRTWSPGLKTDMQNVLLVCFKSPAPRPWISPDESAQARLDQRQPAPELDGALVLTDDYAPVERYLTGW, translated from the coding sequence ATGCTGGAAGTGGTGGTCTTTTTGTGCGGCGCGGTGGTCATGGTCATCGAGCTGGCGGCCACGCGGGTGCTCGCGCCGTTTCTCGGCACGTCCACCGTGGTCTGGACCAGCATCATCGGCGTCATCCTGGGCGCGCTGTCCCTGGGGTACTGGTGGGGCGGACGCCTCGCCGACCGCCATCCCAATCCCAAGGCCCTCTCCCTGATCATCCTCGGCGCAGCGGTCTGCACGGCGCTCATCGGCTTTTCCCGCTCCTTCGTGGTGGAGATGATCCAGGCGTCCGGCGCTGGCCTGCACGCCGGGTCGCTCCAGGCGGTGCTGCTGCTTTTCGCCCCGGCGGCCACACTGCTCGGCATGGTGGCCCCCTTTGCCGCGCGCATCCGCATGACCGACCCCGAACGCGCGGGCAGCACCGTGGGCCGCCTGTACGCCCTGTCCACGATGGGCAGCATCGTGGGCACCTTCGCGGGCGGCTTCTTCCTGATCGCCTGGTTCGGCAGCGCGGCCATCCTTTTCCTGATGGCCGGGGTGCTGGCCCTGGCCTCCATCCTGTGCCACGTAGGCAGCTGGCCCCTGAAGGCCGGGCTGGCCGGGGTGTTCGTGGCCCTGTACCTGCTTGCGGCCTCCGACGCGCGCTCGTTGGCTGCCAGCGGGATCGTCGACGTGGACACGCCCTATCAGCGGGTGCTGGTCTATCCCTCGCGCGATTTCACCACGGGCAGGGACATGCTGGCCATGAGCACCGGGCCGGAGGGCGTGCAGGGCGGCGTCTACCCCGACGATCCCCAGGCCCTGGCCCTCAACTACACGCGCTATCTGACCCTGGCCTCGCACTTCGCGCCGGACATGCGCCGGGTGCTGGTGCTTGGCGGGGGAGCCTACGCCTTCCCGAAATACGTGCTGGGCAAACACCCGCAGGCGCGCGTGGACGTGGTGGAGCTCGATCCCGGCATCACGGAACTGGCCCGCGCGCACTTCTTCCTGCCGGACGACCCTCGCCTGAACGTGCGCCATGAGGACGCCCGGACGTTCCTGAACGCCAACACCGGGCGCTACGACGCCATCGTGGTGGACGTGTTCAACTCCCACGCGTCCATCCCCTTCCATCTGGCCACCCTGGAGACCGCCCGGCGTCTGGCCGCAGCACTGGACGACGACGGCGTGCTGCTGGTGAACACCATCACCGCGCTGGAAGGCCCGCGTTCCAGGCTTTACAAATCCTTTTACGCCACATACGCACGGGTCTTCCCGCAGGTACACCCCGTCAGGACCTGGAGCCCCGGCTTGAAGACCGACATGCAGAACGTCCTGCTGGTCTGCTTCAAGAGCCCCGCGCCGCGCCCCTGGATAAGCCCGGACGAGTCCGCGCAGGCGCGCCTGGACCAGCGCCAGCCCGCGCCGGAGCTGGACGGAGCCCTTGTCCTGACTGACGACTATGCACCTGTTGAACGCTATCTAACCGGTTGGTGA
- the prmC gene encoding peptide chain release factor N(5)-glutamine methyltransferase, whose product MTKQPTVRDILQKTETYLREKNVDSPRLSAQMILAHGLGLDRMGLFLDMDRPLQASELDAVRPLAARRGRGEPVAYIVGEREFFSLAFEVTPDVLIPRPETELIVEEAIRLFPGDAEMAVADLGTGSGCLAVTLATRFPSARVTALDLSPGALAVARRNAARHNVAERMEFLEATFSELPPVSGGYGLIVSNPPYVSQAEYEALSPEVASFEPKSALVPVPGQDGLEAYPAVVAAAFKRLAPGGVLMLEIGWKQGQDVKHLLEATEFGFEAVAVLPDLAGLDRVVIGRKPD is encoded by the coding sequence ATGACCAAACAGCCCACTGTCCGAGACATCCTCCAGAAGACCGAAACCTACCTGCGCGAGAAGAACGTCGATTCCCCGCGTCTGTCGGCCCAGATGATCCTGGCCCACGGCCTCGGGCTCGACCGCATGGGCCTGTTTCTGGACATGGACCGGCCCCTTCAGGCCTCGGAGCTGGACGCTGTGCGCCCGCTGGCCGCCCGGCGCGGCCGTGGCGAACCCGTGGCCTACATCGTGGGCGAGCGCGAGTTCTTCAGTCTGGCCTTCGAGGTCACCCCCGACGTGCTCATCCCCAGGCCCGAGACCGAGCTGATCGTGGAGGAGGCCATCCGCCTCTTCCCCGGCGACGCCGAGATGGCCGTGGCCGATCTGGGCACCGGATCGGGCTGCCTGGCCGTCACCCTGGCCACCCGTTTCCCGTCCGCGCGCGTCACCGCCCTGGACCTGAGCCCTGGCGCGCTGGCCGTGGCCCGGCGCAATGCCGCCCGGCACAACGTGGCCGAGCGCATGGAATTTCTGGAGGCCACCTTTTCGGAGCTTCCGCCAGTGTCCGGAGGCTACGGCCTCATCGTGTCCAATCCTCCCTACGTCAGCCAGGCAGAGTACGAGGCCCTCTCGCCGGAGGTGGCCTCCTTCGAGCCCAAGTCCGCGCTGGTGCCGGTGCCTGGGCAGGACGGGCTGGAAGCCTACCCTGCGGTGGTCGCCGCCGCCTTCAAACGGCTGGCTCCTGGCGGCGTGCTGATGCTGGAGATCGGCTGGAAGCAGGGCCAGGACGTGAAGCACCTGCTGGAGGCCACGGAGTTCGGGTTCGAGGCTGTGGCCGTGCTGCCCGACCTCGCCGGGCTGGACCGGGTGGTCATCGGCAGGAAGCCGGACTGA